aatttattataagtgtacaagattttttttttttttggtaaggtaagtaATATTAAGGGGAAGGTCAAAAAGTACAGACAACCGGCTTCAAAGAACTGTCACTCAAGATGAACAGGCTCATGATGAGTGAAAGGAAGCCGAAAAAAGGCCAATCGGCCGACAACACCAAAACAAGGCAACATGCCAAAGGAAGAACACAAAGCAGCACCAAGTGTCTACCCGGGCAAGGCCAACTTAGACGTTGAAGATAGCAGGGTCCACCAGGAACGTTGCACTCTTCTGTTTCTTGGGGAATCCTCCACATTCTTGAAGGTGCAAGCCTTATCTTTAACAACCTTAAGAAGGTGCTTCTTCATAGCCGAAGTAGAAATCTGCACACCCCTAAAGAGAATATCGTTTCTATTCTTCCAAATGATGTGGCAGAGTGCTCCAAAAGAGAATCGGCTGATGCATTTATAAAACTCCTTGCTTGAGAGCAAGGCCAAAGCCCAACTAAGCATATCCTCCCAAGGCTTATTACTCCAAGGAAGACCACATCTAGtcgcccaaaagaaggcaacaATTGAGGTAATGTGACAACCAAAAAAGAGGTGATTAACTGAGTCCGGCACCTCATTGCAGAAGGGGCAAGACACAGCATCAATCCTGCCATGAGCCATAAGAAGGGATTGTGTAGGTAGCCTACGCTTAGTGATGAGCCAAAGGTTCATTTGGTACCGAGGTAGGATGGCATTGTTCCAGATGAGACCGTGCCAACTGACTCTCTCCTTCTTTCGTCTTATAAGCTCCCACACCGAGGCCACTAAGAACACACCCGAAGAAGTCTCCCTCCAACAAAACCGATCCATAATACTAGTCAAGGTGGGAAGTGGCGAGCCTCATGTCTGAATCACCGATCTAATAGACTGGCCATCCTCTGAGAAGAGATCAGCCACCGAAGCCTGCCTAGAAAGACCGAAGCTGTAGATAATCGAATTTGTGAAAATTAGATTCAACGGGCTCCTGGGATGCCAGTTATCAAACCAAAGAGACGTGGAAAGACCATCGCCTATCCTCCAGTGGAAGCGGAGTCGGAATTCTGTCCTGAGTTGTAGTAATTTCTTCAAAGCCCAAGAACAAACAGACGGCTGCTTCGCCACCcaaaagttctctctttttaagAAGGTTGAGTGGATCCATCTACACCAAAGAGACTTTTTATCTGAAAATAATATCCAGATATGTTTGAGCATAGCCGCCTTATTGCATTCACGCAACCTCCAGATACCCAGACCGCCTTCCACCTTAGGAATGCAAACATCCTCCCAGGATACTTTGGCTCCCCCTCTACCCAATTGAGGTCCTTTCCAGAGGAATTGCCTAAGGATCCGCTCAATCTTATCCAGCACTTCTGCAGGCAGAATAAAAACACTCGCCCAGTAGGCCTGTATGGCATGAAGAACTGACCTAATCAGTTGAAGACGACCAGCTACAGAAAGGAACCGATGTGTCCAGGATTCCACCCTAGAGGTGATACGCCTGACAAGAGCAACACAATCCGCTTTCCCCAACCTCGAGGAGATGATTGGAACGCCCAAGTACCGAACTGGAAGTTGCCCCTCATGGAATCCGAGTTCTTGTAAGATTTGATCCCGAAGAGTTGGTTGGCCACCAGAGAGGAATACCTCGCTCTTCCTCTGATTCGGAATAAGGCCACTCCATAATGAAAAACTCTGAAGAACTTCTTTAACTAGCTTAATGGAAGGCAAGTGACATTcacataatagaaaaatatcatCTGCAAAAAACAAGTGCGAAAGGCTAGTGGACTTACAcctccaaaagaatttgaagtctGGTTGACGCGAGCATCTCCGAAGAATCCCAGAGAGTATCTCCATGGCCAACGTGAATAAGTAGGGAGATATGGGATCCCCCTGGCGCAGGCCTCTTCCGCTGGGAAAAAAACCATGAAGCTCCCCATTCAACGCAATAGAGAACCGAGGCGTCCTCACACAAGTCATGATGAGGTGAACCAACCGATCAGGGGATCGAAAAGCAAGTAGCACACTCTCAAGGAACTGCCAATTTACGGTGTCATAGGCCTTCCTGAAGTCAACTTTTATAGCACATTTAGGTGTATAAGGTTCGACATGAAAACCAGCGAAAAGTTCCTGTGCCAAGAGGACATTATCCCTAATGCGACGACCCTTAACAAAGGCATTTTGATAATGGCTTACAAGGTCCTGAAGCATGGCAACAATCCTTTTTGCAAGCACTTTAGTAATAACCTTGTAAACTGTGTCGCAACAAGCGATAGGCCTATAGTCATCAACAGTAGTCGCATTGGGTACCTTCGGAACCAGCACCAAAATGGTGTTATTAATTTCCTTAAGGAGCTTCCCCGAAATAAAGAAATCTTTCACAGCTTCCGTGACCAGCTGACCCATCGTGTCCCAATTCTCCTTGAAGAACTCCACTGTGAAGCCATCCGGATCGGGTGCCTTCCCTCGAGCAAGGGAGAAAAGTGTGTCACGAATCTCTAAGTCAGAAACTGGACAATTGAGGGTGGCGATCTGATCATCATTCAGACAAGTTTGGATAACTTCCCTTAGATCCGACACCAATGGGACTCACAATCCAGCCTTGATAACAAAAGATCTTGGAAGTAGTCTACAAAATGCTATTGAACTATTTGAGGTTCAGTGATTTGATTACCTGAAGCATCCACGACTGAAAGAATTCTATTCCTCAACTGTCTCTTATTGACGTAATGATGAAAGAACTTCGTATTCTGATCACCTTCCTTGAGCCATTTGACTCTGGCCTTTTGCCTAAAAATTGACTCTTCCTGAGATCGGAGCTCCACTAAGGATCTTCGTTGCACCCTCTCCAAGTCAGCTAGAACCACACTTGTAGGATCTTGAAGGAGACCAACTTGAGTTTGTTTCAAGGCTTCCCTCGCTTCAAACGTTCTAACGGATATGTTAGTAAATGAATCCCTATTCAATTGCTTGAGTCGACCTTTGAGGGCCTTCAGCTTGTGCACAAGCCTAAACATAGGCACCCCTGACCCTAGAGCCTCCCAGACTTGCTTCACAATTGATTCAAAGTCCGGGTGTTGCatccaaaaatcaaagaacTTAAAAGGTTTCCTTCGAAGAACCGGATTCTCTACCTTTACCACCATCGGTGAGTGATCAGAGATTCCAGGCACGAGAAAGGACGCCtccgaaaaggaaaaaacctggCTCCAACAAGGGTTAATCAGGACCCTATCAATCTTTCTTGCCTTGCGCGCAGGGCCTGAAGACGTTGACCAGGTGTAGCGAAACCCCACGTACCTAAGGTCATCCAGTTCCGCCTGGTCTAGATAAAGCCCAAAATCATCAAAGCTCGGCAACCAAAGATGCATGCCACCCAGTCTGTCCGAAGGATCCTTAATCGCATTAAAGTCTCCCATTACAAGCCACGGCCTATCATGAAGAGCAGCACTTCTAGAAACCAAATCCTCCCACAATAAACGCcgagaagaaaaggaatgttCAGCATAAACAATAGAAATCACACAGGTCACACTCGAGTCCAACCAACAAAGCTCCCCATGAATCACTTGATCAGAGACCGAGAGAGGTTCAAAGGAAATCGTAGTAGGATCCCAGCCAACCCATATTCTACTCCTATTGGAGTATTCTAAGTTAGCTCGCCAACACCAGTTCGCCAGCAGATTCCCAGAGATGGCATTGAAAAGATTGTGAGGAACTTTAGTTTCAACTAGGCCGATTAAGGATAAACGATTCGTCAAGACGGCATTGAAAAGATTGTGAGGAACTTTAGTTTCAACTAGGCCGATTAAGGATAAACGATTCGTCAAGACTAGATTCCTCACTTCCGCTTGCTTAAGAGGGGCGCCAAGCCCCCTAATATTCCAACATCCTATATACATATTTgcaagagggagggagggcatTACCTCCTTATGGATGGACTACATCGAGTGTAGGGTGTGGCTGGCCGGGTCGCTGGAGGGGGAGGATCCGGCGCCAAAGCAAGCAGTTTGTCCTGCAATGTCGATGGAGGAGGATCCATAACTGAAGTTGGCCTCATATCCACCGTAGCTGCCTTCGGAGAGGTGCATGGGGAGAGGAGGTCGTCATCCGAAAGGAACTTTGCTCCTCCTACCACCTCAAGCGGACTGACCAACGCCGGGTCACTATGCTCAGAAGGACTAACTATGTCATCTAAGGGAGATGGAGCAACTTCCACATGCTCCGAAAAGGTCAAAAGCCCTTTGGGAGGTCTGCGTGTAGAGGTGCTAGGTAACCTCTTCACCAATGTTGTTGATCTGAGCTTCAAGGGCCTCAGCTCTTCGCTCACACTTGGCGTGGAGGAGTTTCCCTCTAACTGAGGTTGGgactttttcttcttactcttcACCTGTTTCCAACCTTGCTCGGAGACCACTGGATCATCCGGGGGTAGGCTAAAGGCTTGGGCAGGCTCCGAAGGGGCAGAGGTCGAAGGATTAGTCTTCGGGGCTGTAGGAGGCTGAGAGGACTTGGGGGCAGCAGCACAATTGTGGCCAAATACCCCACACTTGAGGCATTCCACGGGCTTCCATTCATATTCCACAGCTATGGACCTAGATACACCATCCACATTAGCTTTCACCATTGAGACCCTCGGGTGGTTTGCTTGGATCTCCACACACACCCTGGCGAAGGAAATCATCATTTCCCCCTTGGTGCGTTGGTCCACATGGAGCGGTTTCCCAACGGAGCTAGCTAAAGCACTTATTGCTGGTGCAGACCAAAGATCAAGTGGCAGGTTCTTAAGCCTTATCCAAACCGGCACTGCCGAATGCTTGCTCTTTTTCAACTCCATGAGTGGTTTCCATTGTTGTAGAATGAGTGGCACCCTAGCCACAGTGATATGTCCCTCCTCAAGGATCTTTCTCCTAAACGCCGGATCGGGGATGTGGAAATAATAGAATTCTTGGTTGTCGGCTAGCACATCTACTAGTTTCGGACCCCATGTGCTCTTTAGCGTTTGTTCGGTGAGCTGAAAAGGAAGTCGCTTTCCCACATAATGGCCCACCAAGAACTCATTCCACTTAGGGTCAGCGGCTTGTAACACCTCAGTAGACAAGTTAACAATAGATTCCTCCCCCACGACATCCGAGGGAGCATAGGACAACTCATAACCTTTCGCGGCCAGCCACGCCACATTGGCCCAAGACCTGGGTTGGGGAGGTCTTGAGGAGCTTTTTGGCTTACTCAGAGCCTTATTGGAAGGGCCATGAGACCGGCTACGACCCCTGGACCGCCCCTCCCAAGATGGCCTGGAGATTGGCCCATGGCTAGATCCACCTTCAACCGAGACGGACCCTTCAAAAGGTCgagagtcttgagtcggcttaCCAACTTGCCCTGCAGGAAAACGAGTGGGGGAGCTTGGGCCCTTCCCCTTCCCATTACCTTGACGACCAGCATCCGAGGGGGATGCCATCGTGCCCCTACAAAGCCTCAAACAACCCACTAGACCCTATAGCAAATCCATACCAGGGCCTAAGTGAGGAAGAAGGGACGCTGAGgaacaccaccaccaccacaagtCTCAGGTTGAGCTCCGGACAAGCTCGAGCAGCTCCTGCGAGCAGGAGCTACTGCAGCGTCGAACTAGACGAACTTGCGAAACTAGGGTAGATGAGCTCTCCACTTCGGCAAAAGAAGACAAATGCATACCGTGAAGAGTTAAGGATtgccaagaggaagaagagcgCCAGAAATCGGAGCAAAAGGATGGCTAAATCGCCCAAGCCGAGCGAAGATCAGAACCGGTGAACAGTGAGAAAATCGCCCCTCTTGGGAGAGAGGATGAACAGTAATTCGAGAAAGAACAAAATTATAAGTGTACCAGTTCAGAGTTTttgataatcaaaaaattaatttgggataaatttataataaatgtatcaatttagggtttttgaaaaatatggtATATTGTAAAAGCTATCGAGCATCAATAATTCATTAGCCAATGGTTGGCTACAAATTCTCGTTATTTTGGCATAACGTTACTgtgaatttttgccaaaaagaatCAAACCGTAGCTCCTTGACTCTCAAATTATTTAGGGTAGTTACATTTTGGCCCGTGTTGTATTGGAGGAACTCAATTCTGATCTCACTTTATTTGGTTACAAGTTGGAATCTATCCTACTCTACGGCcacaatttaagttctaccaTCGAATTTCCGTTCGGAGTTTGCCGGAAAGTGCTAAGTCGGCACTGCCTATGTTGACATGTGGACCGTACATGTACAAATTACAGTTGTAGTTTTCATACTTATACGAAAGATCAATTTTAGTCcatgtaatttattttattgacaaaacaaattttctaatgagtacttaattattttcatcgtATTCATCCAAACCTAATGAAAACGTCAAATCGAGACCAAGTGTCAATTAGTGATTCTTACGTTTGCAAATATACTTGATTAGATCGACCGCCCATTAAGATCGTTTTTACTATATGCAACATCTTTATTTCCGTTCAAATTCGTACGGACATATTGAGGACTAGTTTCATAAAGACGTAGACTGACTTTCAAATCTTCTAACCACTATTTTGACTGTCTATTAAGTGGTCTAAATCATTAAAGTGTCTCTAATAATATTAAGTGGTACCAGTATAAACTATAAAGATTTGCGCACATACATATCATAAACTAAATTTTAGCGTTATAGAAAGTATGCAGATTtaaattgtatatatatattttttttttggagactTACTCCCGTAGGAGCTACGAGACAGTAACTAGTGCTATCTCAGCAATTTCTGAtgaattttgataggaaattttGATGGAATGACTTTGATTGTCGTCGAAGTATAATCCAAGATTAGACTCATAACCAAACGAAGGATAAGGACGAAAATTGAATTCCCCCAACACTATAGGGACAGAAAATGTaactacctttttttttttttttttttttttaaattgagtacAGGTTGGTCAAACTGGATCTCTTACGAATAAATGGAATGAATGAATAGGGACAAAAAATGTATTTcctcattttctaaaattgagtTTAGGTGGGTCAAGTTGGATCTCTTACAAATAAACGGACTGAATGAAACATAAGTTGGTTTTTATGTACTAGGTTAAGAATCTAggatgatttttctttcccaacTCAATTGGGTACATTGATTATAACTAAAATGTGTAATTTCATACTTAATTAGAGCACAAAGTTCATGTCATTAATCTCTTAAGCCCTCACGTTTTTCTTTATTAAGATAGCGACAGTTCATTGAAAAGGAATCAAATGATTTGGATATCATATCTCCTTTTTCTTATATTCTttcattaataattaataaaattgtcaTTTTCAGCCGTTAGTCCAATGGAAATCGTTAAGATATGTTACATAATTTAcatgttcactttttttttgagACGTGGTTCTGCACATTTTGACAATTAAATCgatttttctcttatatttAATAATCGGGTTAAATAAGGTGAATTTATCAGTATTTGACAAAGCTTTTGATAAGCAAGTTCAGGACATCATAACTCCATTCAACTTCAAGGTACACAGAATGCCGCCTTAGTTCTTCCAAATCAAAGCAGGTGCATTGCTATTGCTACTTGCTTTTCGAGGATCCATCTCAGTGGTTCGATAATAGCTAATCTCATCAGCAATTTTGAGTGTCGactgttaaattatgtcttgaatttgaattCATGCGTCCAAATTAGATGACATGACACATCTCTTTTGCCTTGACAGCACAGGAGCTTCTTAGATTGGCCAAGCGAAGCGCTTTATCATTGCTGCACGATTAGAGGAGTTCAACATAAACGAGCAAAAAGGAAGCTTTGAACACACGGGTGGTTTTGTATTGTGAGTTTTGGGTATAATTTAAGGCTGGCAAACACTCAAGTCTGAGCAATTATAACTCAGTAATTCTCCGATTTCTTAGTAGATTATTTGTTGTCCACTCTTTTCATTTCATATAGTAGGAACCGACACTCTtgtgttctttgttttttcctctccGGTGATTACACATTAATTTAATTGCAAGATTTGATagtttcttcattattttacaacATTGACATTGCTCAATTAATACCGAGGCCCGAAATCATATAGCCATGGAGTGGAGACGAGTTCTTAGCAAAACAAAAGCTGTTCAGGAGGTGACTCATTGTAAGATCAGATTTGTTCCAGTATTCAAATCTTAGTGTAATGTCATCCTTTATCCTCCAGCAAGATCCAGATTTGGCTTCACTGTTGTGCTTATCTGTCTACAAATAGGAGAGTTTTCCGGTGATGGAGTCGTCCTTCGTCTGGGAAGGTACCAACAGATAAATTATGTACACTCCCATATGGACAAATGCTGTCACAGGCCGGATCTCGTAACGTATTTTCACTCCAATCAGGCAAACTTCTATATCAAGATGATCCGTAAGTAAATaagatacattttctttctcatttttttaatgcatttgaGCTATCACGAGGCATGAgagaattaaaagttcagagaggtgaaaaagaaggaacaaCAATTGCAGTCAAGTAAGGAACAGTACATTTTCATGACTATTCACTGCTAGAACTTCAGGAAATTTATAGAGCAATGACCTTCCTGTCTGGGAGATCTGTTTCACTTCAATCCTAAGAACTGTTATACTAAAAAGTTCCACATGTATATACAAGAAGGTGGATTACTTGTAGATTATAACGcacaattttcaatcaaaaacatcataTAGGACAATGAAGACGGATTCGTCTCTTCCCACTCCCTTTCTATTTTGCTTACCTCTGGACTTGCAATTGCCCTTGTTCTTGTTCCTGTTTTCCACACTAGGAAACCAAGCACCGCCCCAACCCCGAGGGCCATTAACCAGCGCCTAACGACAGGCTGCCCATCCCTCTTCACATCATTGGTTTTTTGAGCTTTCACTGGAGCAGAATTGTGTCCTTCGCATTCATGCTCCAAAGACAACGTGTTTGCACTGACCAAATGCACAACTGGTGCTGGAACACCGttggaagatgaagaggaatcCTCGGAAACTTCAGTCAGATCTTGCAACTTGCAAGAGCTCACAGTGCTTCCATCTTTGGGGAATAAAACTTTCATAATCTCTTCCTTGCATTTGTTTGATTTCAAGTCTAAAATGATGGCATGTGGACACAACAAATTGGAACAATCTGCAGCGAAATTGGTAATTACGAGGGGATCGTCAACTTTTTTGAATGCTTTGGCGAGAACACCAACTGAAGTTTTCTGGAAGTTCCTCTTCTGGCAATGTGAGAGAATACGAAGAAACTCTGGAGGTAATTGCTCAGAAATCCAACTCTTACCTAGCAAATCATTGAGAAAGTATGGACTgatgccaaaatttaagtgaaGCAAACAAACCAACAGAACCAACTTCAAGACCAACAGCGGGTAGTACTCCATCACATTTAGTTTTGATCTTTTGATCCATTCTCTGGTTTCTTCCTCATTGCAAAGCAGCTGCCTAATAGTGCTAGTAACGAACCCAATGATGGGCTCCAAGCAATTTCTCAGGTTGAAACTGAGGCTGCGCCTTCCTAAACCGTCATGGCAGATTAGCCATTCAACTAGAGAAGACTTGGTTGCATAAAACTGCCCTTTGGagcaagaaaacaaaatcaaaagtcGTTCCAACAGATACAAAAAGCAAATTGGTGTTATGGAGTTTCTTTCAGTCCAATTAGCATTGCAAGTATCTGCCAAAGCTCGATAAAGGTTCCAAGccaaagagatttcctcgggtcCATCGCTAGCCTGAGGAAGTTCTGATGGTACGTCCCGACAAATGCATTCCATGAATGCCTCCCATGACGTATTTCCTTTAAATGATTCTGCAATTTTCCTGTACAAATCATCATCGAGCATTCCAGACCCAAGAACCAAAGTCGCAAGCTCACCCATCTTCCCATGTGAAAAATTCTTCTTCGAAATTATCAGGTTTATTGTTCTTCTAAGTAAAAGGCGAGAAGCCTGACTTCCTCTTAGAGATATCATATTCTCTGCTGGTGATGTTCGCCAGTCAAGAGGAAATATGTGACCAAAGTACCTCCTACAGGATGTGTCGATGAAACCCTCCAGTGCCCCGCTATCCAGGAAGGAGGGATTGGGACAATCGAGTTCTTGAAGGAACTTTGCAACCTCATGTAAGAGAACAAGACATCTGCTTTGCCAGAAGTTCGACAGAGAACTCTTTGCTAAAAACAGATAAAGTGCATCCAATTTGTCCAGGAGCTCCATACCAAGAGAAGTAAGCTCAGAATACCAATACTTTTGAGCAGCAGAGACCAATTGTCGAAGCTCCAAAGCAACCAATTGTCCATTTCTTCGAAGAATTCTTTTGTCTATGTTTCTGACCCAATCAGCATCTGGGTTTAGAAGGTGATAAGTTCCTTGCATGTTGGTCCGTTGCTCCAAAACACCAAAGTAATTCAAACAGAACTCCCAAAAGCACCTATTTTCCATTTCCTCAACCATCTCCACACATTCTACACACTTTATAATTCTAACAATCTTCTCTCTCAAAGATTCCAAAAGCACACCAATGAGTCAATGGAAATCTCATTCCCCAGGATCCGTGGTTCAGAATACTCCATTGGGTCGACAAGCCAATcatattcccaaaaaaaattagagatatttTGACGAAGATGGAAGTCCAGAATATTTCGAGCGCATAGCATTTCACCTCTGACACTTCCATTTCTCCTGGAAGCACTAAAACATTCTTTCAATTCAGCCAAGCTGCTCTGTTTGTTTAGCAGAATGCTTGATTCTACAGAAACATATTCGTAGAAGGCAATAGGCTCGGACTTTGCAAGATGTTTGGCTTTTGCTACCAGCTCCTCCTTTTGTGCAAACTGCTTCAAGGGCCACCCTTTGCTTCCAGGAGCCCAAAGGGAATAGAATAACACGTACCACAGGATATTCATTGACGCTTCTTTGTTTTGTCCACTCTTTCCAAGTAGATCAGCCTCGCGAAGGATGTCACCTTTCATCCTCACAATCTTTGCTGCCACCGAAAAGTTACCAAAGTCTTCCTCCAAACTGATAAGCTCATCAAGGCATCCTAGCCTCTTGAGTAAGTTTCGCATTGAATCAATGCAACGAAAAGCCTTCACATACTTCATCATGGCCCTGTAGTCTCCGAGGTCATAGTGATGAAGGGCACAACTCTCTAAAAGTCTTGTtccgatttctctatttctttacttttctttactATTCCCCTGTCCTCATTTCCCAGCCTTCTCCAATTCCCAATATATTGCAGACCCATTTCAAAAAGTTCTCCTTTGGCACAATTGGACAAGCACTTGGAGAAAAAATTTCCTCTTGCGTATGCCTCCGCTGCACGACTGTAGTGCCCAGCCAGAGAAAAACACTCTCCCGCTTTCTGCAAAGCAGATTCTCCACATTTTTCCATAAATATACTACCTGTTGaagcacaaaaaaatttaatgttaGTCCCATTTCTAGTGTCCTGATCTTTCCATAAGATTTAATAACTTCACGATGTTTAGAAGATAAAAATTAGCAGAGGGACATTTGGAAGTTGCCAGAGATGCTCTTGCACAGCTCAACCATATTGTCCGATGTCAAGATACAAAACAAGATCAACGTCCAGAGGTGACTACAATACCAAGAAGTTGCTGATAAACCAGAGTATATATGGAGTATTCAACTGATAGCCACGGCTTTTCTAACCTTATGGGTGTGGTCAGTCAGTGTTAAGAACTTTGCAGCTCAAATTTTTCCAAGCTCATAAGAGAGCAGAGGCGTGTTGTcatatataaaataatcaacTTCTCAAAGCGAAGGCATAATCATGAAGTCAACGTTATTTGCAGCTGCTCAAATCACCAAAGCCATTTGGGAAAAACAAGTAAGACTGaatttcttttgttggaaattttgagagagaaaattttgagAGGGTACCATGCATGTAAAAACTATTAATAAGAGCATAATTGAGATCAATGTCAAACTACCTCGTTCTTAGGCAGCTTTGACATCACTACGACGAGAAGAAATATAAAGAAGCAGCTAAAGCATATAAATTGTCCATCTTATCATTtcgaaagaaattgaaacaaaGTAAACATCATACCTGCTTTCTCGTATTCCTTCACCATGTAGAAACACTCCGCTGCAGAGTCAGCCACACCAATTGCTTCAAAAATCTCTGCAGCCTGCCTTCGAAGGTCCGAAGCCTCTTTTGGACTTAAAACATGCTTGAGATCTGCATCTGCTTTGAAAGCAGAGGCTTTAGCCAATTTCTCCCCGTATTCGTACCTTGCTCGCACAAAGCACATCGTTGCCATTCGGTAGTTACCCTCATGTAAGAGCTTGCAaagtttaaataaaaagagagatcAACAGCTTCTTCAGAGaaggtgaaaaaagaaaaatagaaaaacacgGTCCTCCGTTTTTGGAAAAATCAGTGGTGTAGCCTTGAACCAAGGAAAGACACTGCCATTGACCTGATAACCTCAAAAAACGATAAAGATTCAAGGAAAATTGGTATCATGTGGTTTAACCATTGTGCCTAAATGAAGCAACTGGCCAAATTATTAAAAGACCAATCAAGTTGGCAAATCGATCACCATACTTTGTACCTTAGAACGTCCACATTCTACACACTTTTTTCAGGATCAGTCATACTTCTACAGTTATTATTGTCATTCCAAAATCCCTAGCATTCACAGATCATGTTGACTCCAAATGAGGCCAATATAACAATTCCTTGAAGAGGAaacaaacaataaagaaaagaacagaaaaacagCAAACCTTAAAACCTTGTGACTTCCACTCCTCCGGCATGCTCCTGACCTGCATTGCTTCTGCACGGGCATGATCTACCAACCTAACTTGAACGAGGCACTTCTTCTTCCAGTAGTCGAACATTGGTTTGGAGAAGTCCAGGGCATTCTCACATATCCACAATCTCTGTCTTGTCCGAGTAATTGCGACATACAATTGCTTCAATTCAGAGCATAATATATCGTGATTCACGTCATCAAAACTTGGGGAAGACCATTGAGAGCTGTTATCGAGCAAAGCTTGCTCCTTCATGTATCCATAAATGACCCCCATTGATTTTTCAGAGGTGATGTGCCAAAGAAGTTGTGCAATAAGACGTCCTACACGATGTCATAGCAAAAAAGTTTCAAGTAAAAACATCTGATTTAAGACCGAAATGACAGATTTCAAGTTTCATGAATACATGGACAGAGCtcaaaaatttaggaaaagaatATTTGGACTCATTCTGACACACCAGCCAATCAAGATCAATCGTGAAGTTGCACGATCTTTGATATTGTCAATTAAGCTAGAGAATGATGTCGACATAAGCCTGAACAAATTCTACATTATGTGTAATTAGATGCCACTGTCTACATACAAAAAAGGGTACGCAGAATGAAAATACAAATCAAAGCATTTTACAGAATAACAGCTGGCAGCAAATTGGTCAAGACCCATTAGAAAAAATGTTCATGAAATCTCTATTGCTGCTACCACTAAAATCCCATAGCAAACAATCCAAACCAGACACACGCCTACCTGAAATTCCAACCCCTTGCATTCCACTATCGTCAGAACTAGGGCTTGCCCTCTCACAAGGTTTGAAACTTCATCTCTAGAGTGATCATCTCGAACCAAAATAACCTGCTCTGCTCCAAAGCCAACGAACTTGCC
This Eucalyptus grandis isolate ANBG69807.140 chromosome 7, ASM1654582v1, whole genome shotgun sequence DNA region includes the following protein-coding sequences:
- the LOC120296358 gene encoding uncharacterized protein LOC120296358 isoform X1; the protein is MVEEMENRCFWEFCLNYFGVLEQRTNMQGTYHLLNPDADWVRNIDKRILRRNGQLVALELRQLVSAAQKYWYSELTSLGMELLDKLDALYLFLAKSSLSNFWQSRCLVLLHEVAKFLQELDCPNPSFLDSGALEGFIDTSCRRYFGHIFPLDWRTSPAENMISLRGSQASRLLLRRTINLIISKKNFSHGKMGELATLVLGSGMLDDDLYRKIAESFKGNTSWEAFMECICRDVPSELPQASDGPEEISLAWNLYRALADTCNANWTERNSITPICFLYLLERLLILFSCSKGQFYATKSSLVEWLICHDGLGRRSLSFNLRNCLEPIIGFVTSTIRQLLCNEEETREWIKRSKLNVMEYYPLLVLKLVLLVCLLHLNFGISPYFLNDLLGKSWISEQLPPEFLRILSHCQKRNFQKTSVGVLAKAFKKVDDPLVITNFAADCSNLLCPHAIILDLKSNKCKEEIMKVLFPKDGSTVSSCKLQDLTEVSEDSSSSSNGVPAPVVHLVSANTLSLEHECEGHNSAPVKAQKTNDVKRDGQPVVRRWLMALGVGAVLGFLVWKTGTRTRAIASPEVSKIEREWEETNPSSLSYMMFLIENCAL
- the LOC120296358 gene encoding uncharacterized protein LOC120296358 isoform X2, whose translation is MKEQALLDNSSQWSSPSFDDVNHDILCSELKQLYVAITRTRQRLWICENALDFSKPMFDYWKKKCLVQVRLVDHARAEAMQVRSMPEEWKSQGFKLLHEGNYRMATMCFVRARYEYGEKLAKASAFKADADLKHVLSPKEASDLRRQAAEIFEAIGVADSAAECFYMVKEYEKAGSIFMEKCGESALQKAGECFSLAGHYSRAAEAYARGNFFSKCLSNCAKGELFEMGLQYIGNWRRLGNEDRGIVKKSKEIEKSEQDF